The following is a genomic window from Hymenobacter monticola.
GGCCAACACCCGCACCGTGCCGGCGGGCACATTCGTAATACTGAAAGCGCCCTGGGCATCGGCTGTGGCCCCGAGGCCGGCGGCGGGCAAGGCCACGCTGGCGAAGGGCACCAGCCGCTGCTGCTCGTTGCGCACGGTGCCCGCGAGCGTGCCCGTTTGGGCCAGCAGGCCGCTCGGGAGCAGCCACAACAGCGCGAGTAGGAGCTGTTTCATACCTAGAATGATAAATATTTATGGATATTAAAAGCGGAGACAGAGGGCTAAAATCTTCGCAGACGAAGACTTTAGCCCCAATTTTCCACTGCACCTTCCCTCCTAGCCTACCGCCGTTTGCCAGAGCAGATAGCCATTCAGCGCAATGATGACGGCCGACACCGACCAAGCCAGCACGCGCACCACCGGCCGGTTCACGAACACGCCCATCTTGGCCCGGCTGCTGGTGAAGAGCACCAACGGCACCACCGCAAAGCTGAGCTGCATCGAGAGTATAACCTGACTGAAAACCAGCAGCTTTTCGGTTCCGCTTTCGCCATAAATGATGGCCACCACCAGCGCCGGCACCACGGCTACCAACCGCGTGATGAGCCGTCGCACCCAGGGCCGCAGCTTGATGTCGAGGAAGCCTTCCATCACAATCTGGCCCGCCAGCGTACCGGTCAGGGTCGAATTCTGGCCCGAAGCCAGCAATGCCACCGCAAACAATACGCTGGCCGCGCCGGCGCCCAGCACCGGCGCCAGCAGCTTGTAGGCATCCTGAATTTTAGCCACTTCCAGCATGCCGTTGTGGTGGAAGGCCGCGGCCGCCAGGACCAAAATGGCGGCGTTGATGAAAAAGGCCAGAAACAGCGCCACCGTCGAGTCGATGGTGGCAAACTTGATGGCCATGCGCTTGCCGGCCTCGGTTTGCTCAATGGCCCGCGTCTGCACAGTGCTGGAGTGCAGGTAGAGGTTGTGCGGCATCACGGTGGCGCCCAGAATGCCAATGGCCACGTAGAGCATACCCGGCGTTGTCACCACTTGGCGTTGCGGCACCAGCCCGTGAGCCAGCGCCACCCAGTCGGGCCGCGATACGATGAGTTCGTACACGAAGCAGCCGAAAATCAGCACCATCAGCCCCGCCACAATGCTTTCGATGATGCGGAAACCCTTGTTCTGGAAAAACAGCACCACCAACACGTCCAGCGTAGTCAGCACCACGCCCCAGGCCAGCGGCAGCCCAAACAGCAGGTTCAGGGCAATGGCCGAGCCGATGACTTCTGCCAAATCGCAGGCCGCAATGGCGATTTCGCACAAAAACCACAGCATCAGGCTAATGGGCCGGGAGTAGTGGTCGCGGCAGGCCTGGGCCAGGTCGCGGCCCGTCACGATGCCGAGCTTGGCCGCCAGATGCTGCAGCAGCATGGCAAACAAATTGGAAATCAGCACTACCGACAGCAGCGTGTAGCCATACTTGGAGCCGCCGGCCAGGTCGGTGGCCCAGTTGCCGGGGTCCATGTAGCCCACGGCCACCATCAGGCCAGGACCCCAGAAGGCAAATAGTTTGCGCCAGAACGAGGCATTGGCGCCCGGCACTTTAATGCTGGCGTACACCTCGCTCAGGGAATTGGCGCGGCGCGGGTGTCGCCAGCCCGTTTCGGCCTGGGCGTTGGTTTCAGTAAGGGTAGCGGGAGGCACGTTGAATAGTTGTTTCAATACAAACGTACTAAAATTTAGGCTTATCTAAAAAATCATTTCGACTACCTTAAATACTCAATTCATCAGAAAAGGTTTCGCCAAGCGCACCCTTCTTCCCCGAATTGCTTTTACCTGAATGCAAAGCACATCGGTTGCTCAAAGGCGAGTGCCGGCTTGGGTTGCGCGTGCCGGTTGGCGCCAGCCGCCCGACCTTTGCGCTGAAATCTATTCCGCATGACCCCTTCGCAAACCAAACGCCGCCTTGGCCTGCTTTCCCTCGTGGTAAGTGTGGTGCTGGTGGCTATCAAATTCTACGCCTACCGCCTCACCCGCTCCCAGGCGGTGCTCACCGATGCGTTGGAAAGCATCATCAACGTTTTCACCAGCGGGTTTGCGCTCTACAGCCTCTACCTGGCCGGCCTGCCCAAGGACGAAAACCACCCCTACGGGCACGGCAAGGTCGAGAACCTCTCGTTGGGCTTCGAGGGCGGGCTGATTTTCATGGCCGGCGCCTTCATTCTGTACCACGCCTCCCAGGGCCTGCTGCACCCGCAGCCCGTGGCCCGGCCCGACTGGGGCGTGGCCCTGCTGGCCAGCACGGCCTTCGTGAACCTGGGCGTGGGCCTGGTGCTGGTGCGGGCGGGCAAGCAACTCAAGTCGGTGGCGCTGGTGGGCGACGGGCAGCACCTCTATATCGATGCCCTCACTTCCATCGTGTCGTCGCTGGCGCTGGTGCTGGTGGCCGTCACGGGCGTGGTCCGCTTCGACACGGGCGCGGCCCTGCTGCTGGGCGGCTTCATCCTGGTGAACGGCTGGCGCATGCTGCGCCGCGCCGTTTCGGGCCTGATGGACGAGGCCGACACGGCCACCGTTTCCGCCGTCATTGCCGAGCTACAGGCCCACCGGCGCCAGCCCTGGATTGATGTGCACAACCTGCGCGTGCAACGCTATGGCGCCAACCTGCATATCGACTGCCACATGCAAATGCCCTACTACTTCACCTTGGAAGAGGTACATTCCCAGCTGTTCGACATTGAGGAGCTCATCAAGGAGCGTTTCGCGGTGGAAGTGGAAATGTTTGTGCACGCCGACCCTTGCACCTTTGCCGCGTGCTCGCTGTGCCACATGGCCGAGTGCCCGGTGCGCTTGCACCCTTTCCGCCACGAGGTGGCGTGGGATATTCACAATGCCGTGCGGAACGAACGGCATCACTTGGTTTAAGGCTCCGCTGTGAGTAAATGGTTGCCAAGCCGGTGAGCTTTCGCATCTCACTTCTCATGCCGGGTTAAACAAAAAAGGGTGCCGCGACAAGCGCGGCACCCTTTTTTGTGGTGGCAGGAAGTAAGCAGCGCTTAGCGCACTACTTCAATCCAGCCTTTGGTTTGAACACCCTTGCCGTCGGTGAGCAAGTAGTAGTACACGCCAGCGGGTTGGTTATCACCGCCCCAGTTGTTGGCGTAGTTGTTCTGCTCGTACACCTTGCGGCCCCAACGGTTGAAAATCTCCAGCTTGCTGCGCGTGTTGGCAGTCGAGACTTTGAATACATCGTTCTGGTTGTCGCCGTTGGGCGTGATGATGTTCGGAATCTGCAGGTCCGGCACAAACACTATGCGCTCGAAGGTAGTCGGCGCGCAAGTCACGTTAACGCCCGGCACCGTAGACGACACCGTAGCGGTGAGCTTAATTTTATAGTAGCCCGACTGCGAGAGCTGCAGCGGCGTAGCGGGCGTAGCAGCAGTGCTGAAGTTAACAGCCGATTCGTTTACCCCGTCACCCAGTACGTCGCGCACGCGCTGGTAGCTCCAGGAGTAAGCTACTGATGCGCCAGCGGCCGTGCCCGTGGTGTTGTTGAAGGTGAAGTATACCGGCGGACGCGTGGGGGCGCGCTTGCCGTTTACCGGGGCGTCAACGGAGTCAGCAGTAGCGAAGGTAGCCTTCAGGGCCGGCACCACGCGCACCACCACCGAAGTCGTATCGGCGCAGCCGGTCTGTGGGTTGCCCGAAATCGTCACGCGGTAGCGGGTCGTCACGGTCGGGGTGACCGTCGGGTTGGCCTTGGTCAGGTCAGCCGTAGCCAAGCCATTGGCTGCCTCAAAGCGGTAGGTATAGGTATCGGTGAAGCCGGGTACCGAGGGCGTCGTGGCCGAAGCCGTGAGCGTGGCCGGGCTGCCCGAGCACACGTAGGCGTTGCTCGTAACGAGGCGCACGGTGGGCGGCGGCACCACCGTCACGCGCACCGTGTTGGTAGCCGTGCAGGCATAAGGCGAAGCGCCGTTCACCGTCACGGTGTAGGTGTTCACACCCAGGGTGGTGGGACGCACCCGCAGGGTCGTACCCGCACTGTTAGCCGGCACGCCGGGGCCCGTCCAGCGGTAGGTATAGGTATCGTTCAGGTTATTGCCGGGGCCGTTGGGGCGGGTGGTAGCAGCCGTCAGCAATACTTCCGCGCCAGCGCACACAGCCGTCAGCGAAGCCGTAGCCGTCACGATGGGCTGGGGCACTACGCGCACCACTATCGACGTCGTGTCGCCGCACAAGCCTTGGGCAAAGCCGAACCGAGGCGCGATGCGCAGCAGGTAGCGGGTGGTGGCGGTCGGGTTCACAGTGATGTTCTGGGTGTTGGTCACGGCCGGCAGGCCGGTGCCGCCCGCAGCTACGCTCCACTGGAAGGAGTATTCCTGGGGAACGGTGGTGTTGTTGGCAATGCGGCGGATGGAGTCCGGACGGAGCACGTTGCCCTGAATGGTCAGCGAACCACCCGGGCAGATGGAAGCCGGCGTTTGCCCGCCAATGCCGGGGCTGCCGACGGTGGCAGCGGCCGTAGCGTAGTTGCCGCGCAGCACGCGGATAACCAGTACCCGGTTTTGCACGCCCTTGATGGGGCAGGCGTTGTCCTCAATCTTGAAGCTCAGCAGGATGGTGCGGCCCACGGTGGTGGGCGAGGGCTGGAAGAAGAACACGCCCTTGGGGTTGGTGGTGCCGTTGCCGCTCAGGCTGAACGTGCCCACGTCGCCCGAATCCAGGTAGCGGGGGTCGGTGTTGATGTTCGGGGGCAGCGTCACGGTCAGCAGCTGGCCGGCGCTGGGGGTGCGCAGGTTGTCGGGGTCGGTGAAGTTGAGCTCCACGCGCGAGTAGTTGCAGCTGCGTACGTCAATCCGGGTGGTGTCGGTGGTGTTTACTGCAGTGGTGTTCGAGCCGTTTGTCACGGGGTTGGCTTGCACGGGGTTGGGCGTGCTGTTGTTGCCGCAGTCAATCACAATGATGTTGGCTTCGCGGCGCACCGTGCCAATGACGCGGCGCACGCCGTTGATGCGGCGGTACTCGGTGATGAGCACGGCAATCTGGTACTTGTTGGCGCCGCCGGCAGTACCGGCGGTGGGGTCGAAGTAGCCGGGCGTGAAGGTAATGGTGCGCGCCTGCTGGTTGAAGTTGAACGTGCGGGCTACGCCGGTGCGCAGGGGGCAGGTGCCCACCGTGTCGAGGCCGAGGCGAATGGGGCTGGTGGGGCTGTACTGGCTGGAAGGCAGGCCCGGGAAGCTGAAGAAACCGGTGCCACCGCCGGGGCAGTTGATGGCGGTCAGCACAGCGCCGCTGCCGGGCTGCGTGTTGTAGGTAGCGGGCGTGCCGCAGGCAACCAGCGGCGCCGCCAGCGAATACACCAGCGAGTCACCGTCGGCCTCGGTCGAGGAGAAGGTGATGGTTTGGCGCTGTTTCCAGCAAGCGTACTGAATCGGAATATCCTGGGGGTCGAACTGGGGCGAGTTGTTAGCTACGGCCGTGGTGCCTTGGTTGCGGTTGTCGAGGGTAGCTTCCACGTACAAGTCGCCGGCTACAATGTTGGCCAGGGCCGGACGGGCGTTCTGGTCGGTGCTCAGAATCCACTGGCCGGGCGCCAGCGTTACCGTAGCCGTGTAGTTATACACGTCGTAGTTCGGCAAGCCAGCCGGCCCCTGGCAGGGGCCCGCCGATACGGCGGCGCAGAACGGGTTGCCGGCTTCTACAGCCCCCTGCTGCACAAACGGAGTCGTTTGGGCCGTGGTGTTGCAACCACCGTTCTTGTAGCTCAGGTTAAAAGCACTCGGCGTAATGCCCGAGCAGTCGCGATAGAGGCGGAATCTTACGCGGTACTGGTTGTTGCCCAGCGACACGTAGGTCATATCACCGCCCAGCAAGTGGGAAGCGCGTGCTTCCTGCGCGCTGCCCATAAGCAGGCCACACGCAAAGAGCAGCATGGTGAAGGAATGTAAGATTTTTCTCATGGGTGAAAAGGGGTGAAGTGAAATATAAAACGCAGCTTTGGGTGGGTGCCAACGAATCAGCGGCCCAAGATACAGGCGGAAAAACAGAGTGCCAAGAAGTACCTGCAACAGCCATTCTCAAGCAGCAAATTACGGGCCAAACTTGACAAAATTTCGATAAGATGGAACTTATTCGTGATTTATATTAAGTTCCGTCACCTTGCTCAACTTGAGGGACTTCGTCAAGCGTGAAAGCCCAGGCAACTGCACGCCCGCAACCCTGCGCTCAGGCTTTTGCCAGCCGTATGACCAAAACGACAAAAGGCTCGTAGCAACTTCTTTTCTGCCCAATGATGCCACGTAGCATTTACAAAGCTTCTATGAATAGTCCGACAAAGTTTTTTAATGGCCTCAAAAGCACCATAAGGAGGTAATTAACTGCCCTTTTAAGCCGGGCTGCGGCGCTTGTTTGATTTAAAATGCAACTGTTTTTTTGTAACTGCCCGAGCTTTCTTTCTACATTACAATGCCAAAAGCATGTACCAGGCCCCTTTTGGTGGGCCGGTGCTGCTCGTTTTTCCACCCTGCTCCACCCGTATTGTTCAACCTTTTCCCCTTCACCCCATGCACACACCTTTACATGCGCGACAGCGCGGGCCTCTGAGTTGGGCGCTGCTGCTGTTGGCAACCCTGCTGCTCAACGGCGGCGCTCTGCGAGCCCAAACGGCCGACACCTACAACTTTGCGCCCAGCACCGGCACCTACACGCCCCTGACGGGCGGCACGGCCGTCACCAACATCCTGACCGATGATGCATTGTCGGCGACGATACCGCTGAACTTCTCGTTTGTGTTCGACGGCAACACGTACACTTCCTGCAAGGTGTCGTCGAACGGCTGGCTGACTTTTAATACAAGCGCCACCGGCAACAGCTTAACCAACGATTTGTCGACCGGCACGGCTTCGGAGCGGCCCCGGGTGGCTCCCTACTGGGACGACCTCACCGGCACCAACGGCACGGCCAGCTACCTCACCAGCGGCACGGCGCCCAACCGGGTGTTCACGTTTGAGTGGCGCAACTGGGCGCGCCTGAGCAACAGCGGTTCTTTTTCGATGCAGGTGCAACTGGTCGAAGGCACCAACGCAGTGCGTTTTGTGTATCGCCAGGAAGTGCCCGTTGCTTCGGGCATAACGGCCTCCATCGGCTTGGCGGGCGCCGGCTCGGGCGCCAACTCGTTTCTGTCGCTGAGCAACACCAGCCCTTCGCCGGCAGTTAGCTCCACCACCGAAACGGACAACATTTCGACCATCCCGGCTACTGGCCAAATCTACACGTTCACGCCTCCTATTATTACGGCGTGCCCCACGCCGCGCAACCTGAACTCGGCCGTGACCACCAACTCGGCCATCGTGCAGTTTACCACGACCAATACCCCCTCCGGGCCTTTTACCGTGTACTACGGGCCCGCCGGCTTCAACCCGGCGCTGCCCAGTTCCAGCACCAACTCCTACCAAACCCAGACGACGGCCTCTTCGACGCTCATCATCACGGGCTTGACGGCGCAAACCAATTACCAATTTTACGTGGTGCAGAACTGCGGCGGCGCTACGGGCAACAGCAGCTTCTCCAGCCCGGGCTCCTTCACCACCAACCCCAACCCGGCCAGCAACAACGACTGCGCCCAGGCTGTGGTGCTCCCCGTGGGCGCCACCTGCACCACGCCCACCAACGGCACCGTATTTGGCGCCACGCAAAGCATCGCTCCCACCACCGGCTGCACCAGCACCACTGCCAACGACGTGTGGTACTCGTTTGTGGCCAACGGAACTTCGCAAACCATTGCCTTCGCCCCGCAATTTGCCGGCGTGATGGACGTGCGCTCGGGCAACTGCACCACCTCCACCAGCGTGTTCTGCACGTCGGTGGCGGCGGGCAGCAGCAGCAGCAGCAACATCGGGGGCCTCACGAACGGCCAAACGTACTATGTGCGGGTGTACCCCACGGGCAGCACGGCGCCGGCAGCCGCCAGCAGCACCTTCACACTGTGCGTGACCACGGGCCCGGTGGCCCCGGCCAACGATGAGTGCGCCAACGCAGTGGCCCTGAGCGTGGGCACCACGTGCACCACGCCGGTGATTGGCACCGTGCTGGCAGCCGCGCAGAGCCTTCCGCCCACGACGGGCTCGGGCTGCACGGCTACCAACGCCTACGACGTATGGTATTCGTTCGTGGCCACGGGCTCTTCGCAAATCATCACCTTCGCCCCGTCGTTCGCGGGCATTCTGAACGTGCGCTCGGGCGCTTGCGCTACCTCAACGAGCATTTTCTGCTCGTCTACGGCGGCATCGGCTACCACCAACAACACGATTACCGGCCTGACGAACGGCCAGACCTACTACGTGCGGGTGTATCCTTCGACGGCCACTCAGCCGGCGCCCAGCGCCAGCTCGTTCATTCTGTGTGCTTCGGGCCGTCCGCTGGCCGCCCGTGCGCAAGCCGACACCGAGGCGCTGGTGGTGTTCCCCAACCCGAGCAACACCGGCCAGCTCACCCTGCGCCTCAACGCGCTGGGCCAGCCCGGCCAGGCCACGCTGCTCAACGCCCTGGGCCAGACGGTGCGCGCCCAGGCCCTGAGCGCCGCCGCCGAGCAGACGCTGCCCACCCGCGGCTTGGCCGCCGGCGTCTACACCCTGCGCGTCACCCGTGGCGAGCAGGTGCTGACCCGCAAAGTCGTTCTCGAATAGCAGACCAGGTGGTTTGAAAAGAAGCTGAGAAAAGCCAACCATTGTTGGTTTTTCTCAGCTTCCTGAGGATACGCCAAGCTAGCGTGGGTTGAACCAACTCCTTTTGCGCCGTTGCAGGACTGGTTGTTTTGCCCTGTGCTGAGCTTCTGGCCAGCGCCACCCGCACACACTTTTTGTGTGCAGTGGCGGGTTTTAAGTACGTAGGTTACTAAACACTTCTTTCCTTCTTCGCCCTCATTCTTTCACACCATGCAACAATCCATACCAACCAATCCCCCAATTGCCCTTTCAACTTCGCGGCGGTGGCAGCTTTCGCTGTTGTTGGTGCTGTTCCTGATAGCGCCCAAGGCGTGGGCGCAGACCTACATCATCGGCACCAATCAAACCGCCTGCGCCGGCACCATCTACGACTCGGGCGGGGCCAACGGCAATTATTCGGACAGTGAAGACCTGACCAGCGTGCTCACGCCGGGCACGGCCGGCTCGAAGGTGGCGCTCAACTTCACCGCGTTCTCGACCGAGAGCTGCTGCGACTACCTGCGCATCTACGACGGGCCGTCGGCTTCGGCCACGCTCATTGGCGAGTACCGCGGCACCACCGGCCCCGGCTCGGTATATGCATCGGCCAGCAACCCCACCGGCCAGCTCACGCTGGTGTTCCACACCGACGGCTCGGTGGTGCAATCGGGCTTTGCCGCTGCGATTTCGTGCCTGGCGCCGCCCACTTGCACGGCGGTAACCAACCTGACGGTAACCAACCTGACGGCCACGGCGGCCACGCTGAACTTCACCCCGGGCGTGGGCAACAACAGCTACATCGTGACCTACACGGCCGCTGGCGGCACGGCCCAGACCCAGACCGCCTCGGCCTCGCCCATCACGCTGAATAACCTGATTTCGTCGACTCCCTACACCATCAGCATCCAGCCGGTGTGCGCGGTGGGCACCTCGCCCAACACGACCACGACGGCGACCTTCACCACGCTGCTGCCCAACGACGAGCCGTGCGGCGCCCTCACCCTAGGCAATACAACCGTCACTTCTTCTAACGTAAACGCGAGCACCAGCATCCAGAACGGCATCAGCCTGCCGGCTTGCTCGCCGGCCGCCGCGCCCAAGGACGTGTGGTTCACCTTCGTGGCCACGGGCCCCACGCGCACGCTCACCCTTACGGGCACGGCCGCCGGGTCGGTGCGCGTCTATACTTCGCCGAACTGCACAACGGGGCCGTTTGCGCAGGTGTTCTGCCAGGCCGGGCCCGGCAACAACCAGAACGTGGGCCCCATCAACCTGACGGGCCTTGTGGCGGGCACCCGCTACTACCTTTCGGTGAGCGGCTACGGCAGCTCCGATGCAGCCGGCACCTTCACCATCCTGGGTTCGCCCCTGGCCGCCCGCGCGCAAGCCGACACCGAGGCACTGGTGGTGTTCCCGAACCCGAGCAACACCGGCCAGCTCACCCTGCGCCTCAGCGGCCTGGCCCACGCCGGCCAAGCCACGCTGCTCAACGCCCTCGGCCAGACGGTGCGCGCCCAGGCCCTGAGCAACGCCGCCGAGCAGACGCTGTCGACCCATGGCATCGCCACCGGCGTTTACACGCTGCGCGTGACGATGGGCGAGCAGGTGCTAACCCGCAAAGTGGTGCTGGAATAGTTTTCCAC
Proteins encoded in this region:
- a CDS encoding Nramp family divalent metal transporter, with product MPPATLTETNAQAETGWRHPRRANSLSEVYASIKVPGANASFWRKLFAFWGPGLMVAVGYMDPGNWATDLAGGSKYGYTLLSVVLISNLFAMLLQHLAAKLGIVTGRDLAQACRDHYSRPISLMLWFLCEIAIAACDLAEVIGSAIALNLLFGLPLAWGVVLTTLDVLVVLFFQNKGFRIIESIVAGLMVLIFGCFVYELIVSRPDWVALAHGLVPQRQVVTTPGMLYVAIGILGATVMPHNLYLHSSTVQTRAIEQTEAGKRMAIKFATIDSTVALFLAFFINAAILVLAAAAFHHNGMLEVAKIQDAYKLLAPVLGAGAASVLFAVALLASGQNSTLTGTLAGQIVMEGFLDIKLRPWVRRLITRLVAVVPALVVAIIYGESGTEKLLVFSQVILSMQLSFAVVPLVLFTSSRAKMGVFVNRPVVRVLAWSVSAVIIALNGYLLWQTAVG
- a CDS encoding cation diffusion facilitator family transporter, which translates into the protein MTPSQTKRRLGLLSLVVSVVLVAIKFYAYRLTRSQAVLTDALESIINVFTSGFALYSLYLAGLPKDENHPYGHGKVENLSLGFEGGLIFMAGAFILYHASQGLLHPQPVARPDWGVALLASTAFVNLGVGLVLVRAGKQLKSVALVGDGQHLYIDALTSIVSSLALVLVAVTGVVRFDTGAALLLGGFILVNGWRMLRRAVSGLMDEADTATVSAVIAELQAHRRQPWIDVHNLRVQRYGANLHIDCHMQMPYYFTLEEVHSQLFDIEELIKERFAVEVEMFVHADPCTFAACSLCHMAECPVRLHPFRHEVAWDIHNAVRNERHHLV
- a CDS encoding gliding motility-associated C-terminal domain-containing protein; translated protein: MRKILHSFTMLLFACGLLMGSAQEARASHLLGGDMTYVSLGNNQYRVRFRLYRDCSGITPSAFNLSYKNGGCNTTAQTTPFVQQGAVEAGNPFCAAVSAGPCQGPAGLPNYDVYNYTATVTLAPGQWILSTDQNARPALANIVAGDLYVEATLDNRNQGTTAVANNSPQFDPQDIPIQYACWKQRQTITFSSTEADGDSLVYSLAAPLVACGTPATYNTQPGSGAVLTAINCPGGGTGFFSFPGLPSSQYSPTSPIRLGLDTVGTCPLRTGVARTFNFNQQARTITFTPGYFDPTAGTAGGANKYQIAVLITEYRRINGVRRVIGTVRREANIIVIDCGNNSTPNPVQANPVTNGSNTTAVNTTDTTRIDVRSCNYSRVELNFTDPDNLRTPSAGQLLTVTLPPNINTDPRYLDSGDVGTFSLSGNGTTNPKGVFFFQPSPTTVGRTILLSFKIEDNACPIKGVQNRVLVIRVLRGNYATAAATVGSPGIGGQTPASICPGGSLTIQGNVLRPDSIRRIANNTTVPQEYSFQWSVAAGGTGLPAVTNTQNITVNPTATTRYLLRIAPRFGFAQGLCGDTTSIVVRVVPQPIVTATASLTAVCAGAEVLLTAATTRPNGPGNNLNDTYTYRWTGPGVPANSAGTTLRVRPTTLGVNTYTVTVNGASPYACTATNTVRVTVVPPPTVRLVTSNAYVCSGSPATLTASATTPSVPGFTDTYTYRFEAANGLATADLTKANPTVTPTVTTRYRVTISGNPQTGCADTTSVVVRVVPALKATFATADSVDAPVNGKRAPTRPPVYFTFNNTTGTAAGASVAYSWSYQRVRDVLGDGVNESAVNFSTAATPATPLQLSQSGYYKIKLTATVSSTVPGVNVTCAPTTFERIVFVPDLQIPNIITPNGDNQNDVFKVSTANTRSKLEIFNRWGRKVYEQNNYANNWGGDNQPAGVYYYLLTDGKGVQTKGWIEVVR
- a CDS encoding T9SS type A sorting domain-containing protein — translated: MHTPLHARQRGPLSWALLLLATLLLNGGALRAQTADTYNFAPSTGTYTPLTGGTAVTNILTDDALSATIPLNFSFVFDGNTYTSCKVSSNGWLTFNTSATGNSLTNDLSTGTASERPRVAPYWDDLTGTNGTASYLTSGTAPNRVFTFEWRNWARLSNSGSFSMQVQLVEGTNAVRFVYRQEVPVASGITASIGLAGAGSGANSFLSLSNTSPSPAVSSTTETDNISTIPATGQIYTFTPPIITACPTPRNLNSAVTTNSAIVQFTTTNTPSGPFTVYYGPAGFNPALPSSSTNSYQTQTTASSTLIITGLTAQTNYQFYVVQNCGGATGNSSFSSPGSFTTNPNPASNNDCAQAVVLPVGATCTTPTNGTVFGATQSIAPTTGCTSTTANDVWYSFVANGTSQTIAFAPQFAGVMDVRSGNCTTSTSVFCTSVAAGSSSSSNIGGLTNGQTYYVRVYPTGSTAPAAASSTFTLCVTTGPVAPANDECANAVALSVGTTCTTPVIGTVLAAAQSLPPTTGSGCTATNAYDVWYSFVATGSSQIITFAPSFAGILNVRSGACATSTSIFCSSTAASATTNNTITGLTNGQTYYVRVYPSTATQPAPSASSFILCASGRPLAARAQADTEALVVFPNPSNTGQLTLRLNALGQPGQATLLNALGQTVRAQALSAAAEQTLPTRGLAAGVYTLRVTRGEQVLTRKVVLE
- a CDS encoding T9SS type A sorting domain-containing protein, with the translated sequence MQQSIPTNPPIALSTSRRWQLSLLLVLFLIAPKAWAQTYIIGTNQTACAGTIYDSGGANGNYSDSEDLTSVLTPGTAGSKVALNFTAFSTESCCDYLRIYDGPSASATLIGEYRGTTGPGSVYASASNPTGQLTLVFHTDGSVVQSGFAAAISCLAPPTCTAVTNLTVTNLTATAATLNFTPGVGNNSYIVTYTAAGGTAQTQTASASPITLNNLISSTPYTISIQPVCAVGTSPNTTTTATFTTLLPNDEPCGALTLGNTTVTSSNVNASTSIQNGISLPACSPAAAPKDVWFTFVATGPTRTLTLTGTAAGSVRVYTSPNCTTGPFAQVFCQAGPGNNQNVGPINLTGLVAGTRYYLSVSGYGSSDAAGTFTILGSPLAARAQADTEALVVFPNPSNTGQLTLRLSGLAHAGQATLLNALGQTVRAQALSNAAEQTLSTHGIATGVYTLRVTMGEQVLTRKVVLE